One segment of Babylonia areolata isolate BAREFJ2019XMU chromosome 24, ASM4173473v1, whole genome shotgun sequence DNA contains the following:
- the LOC143299026 gene encoding cerebellin-1-like has product MFLKALILAATATAVMSVNISCDSLTLQSLLTLVQHQMTTMEQQAASIQSLQSQLTALTTSSLKQDHALDKVKASVTDVKKTVMERLDTFNAQLEAKANMTKVAFTAHMSATGVNVGVNGPFIFDRVITNIGDSYNNHSGIFVAPCDGVYVFSFIMINDADAPTIHAQIEKDGEVLGVGTSDGLGAYNKWDDGSALVTTRLKKGDHVYVKRRGGGTRVYGSVYTNFSGFLLVADV; this is encoded by the exons atGTTTCTCAAGGCGCTGATACTGGCCGCGACAGCAACGGCTGTAATGTCAGTCAACATCTCCTGTGACTCCCTGACGCTGCAGTCTCTGCTGACGTTGGTCCAGCACCAGATGACGACAATGGAGCAGCAAGCGGCCAGCATTCAGTCCCTGCAGAGCCAGCTGACCGCCCTGACCACCAGCAGTCTGAAGCAGGACCACGCCCTCGACAAGGTCAAGGCCAGTGTGACGGAcgtgaagaagacagtgatggaacGCCTCGACACCTTCAATGCACAGCTGGAGGCCAAAGCCAACATGACCAAAG TCGCCTTCACCGCCCACATGTCAGCCACTGGAGTCAATGTCGGCGTCAACGGACCTTTCATCTTCGACCGCGTCATCACCAACATCGGCGACAGCTACAACAACCACTCCGGCATTTTCGTCGCTCCTTGCGACGGCGTCTacgtcttctccttcatcatgaTCAACGACGCGGATGCGCCGACCATACACGCTCAGATCGAGAAGGACGGGGAGGTGCTGGGCGTGGGGACCTCAGACGGGCTGGGGGCGTACAACAAATGGGATGACGGTTCGGCCTTGGTGACGACACGGCTGAAGAAAGGGGACCACGTCTACGTGAAGcgaaggggtgggggaacaaGGGTGTATGGGAGTGTCTACACCAACTTCTCGGGGTTCCTGCTGGTGGCTGATGTTTGA
- the LOC143298732 gene encoding cerebellin-3-like, whose amino-acid sequence MFLKALILAATATAVMSVNISCDSLTLQSLLTLVQHQMTTMEQQAASIQSLQSQLTALTTSSLKQDHALDKVKASVTDVKKAVMERLDTFNAQLEAKANMTKVAFTAHMSATGVNVGANGPFIFDRVITNIGDSYNSHSGIFVAPCDGVYVFSFIMINDGDAPTIHAQIEKDGEVLGTGTSDGLGAHNKWDDGSALVTTRLKKGDHVYVKRRDGGTRVYGSVYTNFSGFLLVADV is encoded by the exons atGTTTCTCAAGGCGCTGATACTGGCCGCGACAGCTACGGCTGTGATGTCAGTCAACATCTCCTGTGACTCCCTGACGCTGCAGTCTCTGCTGACGTTGGTCCAGCACCAGATGACGACAATGGAGCAGCAAGCGGCCAGCATTCAGTCCCTGCAGAGCCAGCTGACCGCCCTGACCACCAGCAGTCTGAAGCAGGACCACGCCCTCGACAAGGTCAAGGCCAGTGTGACGGACGTGAAGAAGGCAGTGATGGAACGCCTCGACACCTTCAATGCACAGCTGGAGGCCAAAGCCAACATGACCAAAG TCGCCTTCACCGCCCACATGTCAGCCACGGGAGTCAATGTCGGCGCCAACGGACCTTTCATCTTCGACCGCGTCATCACCAACATCGGCGACAGCTACAACAGCCACTCCGGTATTTTCGTCGCTCCTTGCGACGGCGTCTacgtcttctccttcatcatgaTCAACGACGGGGATGCGCCGACCATACACGCTCAGATCGAGAAGGACGGGGAGGTGTTGGGCACGGGGACCTCAGACGGGCTGGGGGCGCACAACAAATGGGATGACGGTTCGGCCTTGGTGACGACACGGCTGAAGAAAGGGGACCACGTCTACGTGAAGAGAAGGGATGGCGGAACGAGGGTGTATGGGAGTGTCTACACCAACTTCTCGGGGTTCCTGCTGGTGGCTGATGTTTGA